In Risungbinella massiliensis, the genomic stretch GCATCATCGCCCTAGCTTTTCCTTTCAACCAAAGGAGGGATATCACATGAATCGTATATTTGATAAAACTAGCAGTATCATTTTTCTAGCAATCGGTCTCTTTTTTATCTTAGAGAGCCGAAATATTGCAAACTCAGCTTATGGAAGTGAAGTAGGTCCCAATGTATTTCCTATGGGTTTGGGAATAATCCTTGTTCTTTTAAGTTTGCGCTTACTATATGAAACATTTCGTTTTCCAGAAGAAGTGAAAAAAACTTCCTATCAATACAAGAAGTTCGCCATCATATTTGGTGCTGCCATTCTATATGTCGTGTTATTCGAAGTAATTGGATATGTATTATCCACCTTTCTCTTTTTACTTGTCTCGTTTCAAGCGATGGAACGTGGGAACTGGGTCACTTCTATTCTCACCGCGCTTGGATTTTCCGGGATCGTCTACTATCTCTATGTCTATGTATTACAAGGCACACTTCCAGGGTTTCCAATAGGTTAGGAGGAACAGAAAATGGACACATTAGATTATCTACTAAATGGATTCCTCGTAGCTCTACAATGGCAAAACATTTTCTATGCTTTTATCGGTGTACTAATCGGGACTGTAGTGGGAGTACTACCAGGACTCGGTCCGATCAGTGGGGTAGCTCTCCTCATTCCGATCACCTCCACTCTCACTTCTGGCTCTACACCAGAAGAAGCTGCTGCTAGCTCGATTATCTTGCTCGCTGGTGTGTACTATGGTGCCATGTATGGTGGTTCTACCACGTCCATTCTTCTCAATACACCTGGTGAATCTTCCTCCGTCGTTACCACACTAGACGGATATCAAATGGCAAAACAAGGACGAGCAGGGGCAGCACTCGCCATCTCCGCAATTGGTTCCTTTGTAGCAGGTGTCTTCTCTCTCATCGCACTCATCTTTTTAGCAGAACCACTATCTGAGCTTGCACTAACTTTTGGACCGGCAGAATACTTTTCTCTTATGGTGCTCGGTCTCTGCGCAGTGACAGGACTAGCTGGAAAATCGATGACCAAAGCTCTGATCATGACAGTACTTGGACTACTACTTGGAACGATCGGAATTGACAATGTGACAGGTGTTTCCCGTTTCACCTTTGATATGCCTGAGCTTTATCAAGGACTGGAGTTCTTAACAGTGGCAGTCGGTCTCTTTGCACTGGGCGAAGTATGGAAGACTATTCTAGAATTTCGCCAAGAACAACAAACGATTGCCAAAATTTCTCGAATTACTCCAACCAAACAAGAATTAAAACAAAGTGCTGGACCTATTGGTCGTGGTTCCCTATTAGGCTTCTTTACTGGTGTATTGCCAGGTGCTGGTGCGACAATCGCCTCTTTCTTCTCTTATGTATTAGAGAAAAAGATAAGCAAGAACCCTGAGAAATTTGGAAAAGGAGCTATTGAAGGGGTCGCAGCACCGGAATCTGCCAACAATGCTGCATCTGGTGGCGCCATGATCCCTCTGCTCACACTGGGTATACCTGGGTCTGGTACCACCGCTGTCCTGATGGGTGCACTAATCATGTACAACATCCAACCAGGTCCTCTATTGTTTGAAGAACATCCTTATGTAGCTTGGGGCTTGATTGCCAGCATGTTTATTGGGAACCTCATGTTACTAATCCTCAACATGCCGCTTGTCAAACTCTTTGCCAAAGTGATCAATGCACCTATCAAATATTTGACTCCCATCATCATCGCCATCTCCTTTTTTGGAGTCTATGCTGTACAAGTAAGTACCTTCGATCTCTATCTGTTACTTGGATTGGGTATCATCGGTTATTTCCTCAATAAAAACGACTACCCATTGGCTCCGCTTGTACTAAGTCTCATTCTCGGTCCCTTGATGGAAAACAACTTCCGACGAGCCTTGACTGCATCCAACAACGATTACACTGTATTTGTAACTCACCCAATTTCGCTGACATTCTTAATAGGAGCAGTACTATGGATCGTCGTACCGCTTATCTTAAAAGCACGTGGTAAAAAAGTAATTGTAAATGATGAAGATTGATCTTTTAAAAAGAATAGCTTTGAAATTAAAAGAACCCAGAGACAATGGTTAACTCTGGGTTCCTTTTTGTTCGTATAAGATATATTTCCATCCATGTTTCGACAACAAATTGAACGAAACGATCAAGCGGGTAAGCATATATCAAAGAAGCAGGCGCCGATGGTATTTTTGTACCTGGTGTGAGCGATATGGACACTATCAGAGAGTACTGTGGAACAATCCTTAACGAAAAAAAGACTTGGGAGTCACTAGAAAGTTAGTTTCAAAACAAATATCGATCAATGCGGTTAGCATTTCCTACTCATGCAAACAAAAAAAGTAGGGCAAAAGAATTCTCTTCCTCTGCCCTACTTCCCAATTCATATCCTTACTTGATCGCTGCTTCGATCTGTTTCACCATCTCAGAGACAGAGATTAGTCCACCACCAGAAAGATACCAGTAGTTTGGATCAAGATAGACGATATTTTGATTTGTATATGCTTTTGTCTTTTTCACGATCTCATTTTCGATAGCAGCTTTCGCTGATGAAGTTCCCCCTACTACAGCCCCACGATCCACTACGAATAGGTAGTCTGGGTTTTTCTCTAGGATGTATTCATTCGAAACGTTTTGACCATGTGTCGATACTTGAATATTAGGATCTACTGGAGTAACTCCAAATACATCATGGATAATTCCAAAACGAGAGTTAGGACCATAAGCACTTACTTTTCCTTCATTGGCTAGGACGACGAGACCGTTTTTCTGACTTGCAGCTGCTTTTTCTTTTGTCGTTTGAATTGTTTGGTCAATCTTTGTAAGTTCCGCTTCTACAGCCGCTTCTTTTCCAAAGATCTTTCCAAGAGTCCGAGCATTAGCCTTAAACGAATCCATATATTTTGCAGTATCTACTCCTGTAAAGACTGTAGGTGCAATTTTAGACAACTCTGCATAAGCTTCTTCTTGTCTTCCAGAGATCAAAATTACATCTGGCTCTAGTTCATTAATCTTTTCAAAATCAAGCTCTTTCAATGTTCCTACATTGGTGTATTTGCTATCTTTGTACTTGGAGAGGTAGCTTGGTAAACTATTTTGCGGTACCCCAACTACTTCTACACCCAATTTATCTAATGAATCCAGTGTACCAAAATCCAATACAACCACTTTTTTTGGATTCAACGGAACATCAGTTTTACCTAACTTGTGCTCAATGGTGATTTTCTGGGCATTCGTTTCACCAGTTGCTTTTTCCGTTGTACTACAAGCTACAGCCATCATCATCAAAAGTAATGCTGATAGTAGAATTCCTAATTTTTTTCTCATTTTTCTTTCCTCCAATAGTATAAAAATCTATACACAGAACTACAGCACTCCAAGAATCTTAATCAGATTCGCTCCATTCCTTAGTCGCTCCCCAAGATTAAAATTCTCTCTGTTATTCAAAGCTCTGTTTTCTATCAGAAATAAATGGCAATCTTTTTCTCTTCAATGTCTTGAATCTGAATATCCATATCATATATTTCCTTTAGAATCGCATGATCCATTACATCCGTCGCGGTTCCTTCTTTGATGACCTTACCATCACGGAGAGCTACCAGATAATCGGAGTAGCAAGAAGCGAAGTTTATATCATGGATTACAATCAGGACTGTTTTTCCCAGTTCATCCACCATTTTACGTAATGCTTTCATAATCTGAACGGAGTGCCTCATATCTAGGTTGTTTAGCGGTTCATCCAGCAATATGTAATCTGTGTTTTGTGCAAGTACCATCGCTATGTATGCTCTCTGTCTTTGCCCACCACTCAGTTGATCCAAATATTTGTGTTGGATCTCCTCTAATTCCAGATATCGTATTGCTTCATCGACATGTTCCCAGTCTTCTTTGATCAATCTTCCTTGCGAGTAAGGGAAACGCCCAAAGCTAACTAGCTCTCGAATGGTTAAGCGTACCTGAATATGGTTGGATTGTTTTAGGATGGAGATTTTTTTTGCTAGGTCGTTGCTTTTGTAGCTGCCAATCTCTCGTTCTTCGATCCAGACTTCTCCTTCACATGGAGTAAGGAGACGACTCATCATGGACAATAAGGTACTTTTACCAGCACCATTCGGTCCAATAAAGGATGTGATCGTTCCTTTGGATATTTGAAGAGAAACATCATCCACAACTGTTTTGTTTCCATATCTTTTGGCTAGGTTTTTAACTTCTAACACTGCTATTCTCCTTTAGTAGAAGATAGAGAAAGTAGATTCCTCCGATGAAGTTGATCATGACACTGACTGTCGTAGAGTATTCAAAGACTCTCTCGACTAACAACTGACCACCAACCAATGCAATAATTCCAAACAGAGCCGAGCTGGCGAGTAAGTACTTATGTTGATAAGTTTTCATAAATTGATGAGCAAGATTGATCACTAACAATCCTAAAAACGTGATCGGACCCACTAAAGCGGTCGAGATCGAGATCAAAACGGTAACGACAAATAACGACTTTTTAATGAGAGGTTCAACCTCAATCCCTAAGTTAATGGCATTATCTCGTCCTAATGAGAGAGCATCTAAATACTTCATATTAGGGCGATACCAAATCAAGGTTACAATGATTACTATCACAGAGATATATAGCAGATCTGACTGGATATTGGAAAAACTTGCAAACATCTTATCTTGGATCTGGAGAAACTCATTGGGATCAATTAATACCTGCATAAAAGACGACATACTTTGGAAAAATGTTCCTAAAATCAGTCCCACTAACAGCAATAGATATAGATGACTCCCTGCTCTCCGAAAGAGAACTTGATAAAGCAAGCTAGCAAAAAGGATCATGATCGCAGTAGAGATAAAGAAATTCACATTCTTATTTAAAAAGGTAAGATTGCTAGATCCCACTACAAATAAAAGAGCTGTTTGAAGCAACATATAGAGTGAATCTAAGCCGAGAATATTGGGAGTTAAGATTCTGTTATTAGTGATCGTTTGAAAAATGGTAGTCGCAAATGCAATCGCAAACCCCGTTAATACGATCGCTGCGATCTTATAGCTCCGTTTGGGAAGTGCATAATCCCAATTGTTCCCCAGTTTAAAAAACAAGAATGTGACGATTAGTATGACTGCTGTAATGGCGAGCAACCCTATTTTCTGATTAGGTTTCATTGGTCTTTCTCCTAACGACTAAGAAGACAAAAATTCCACTTCCTATTACACCCACCGTAAGTCCAATTGGAATCTCATAAGGGTAAATGAGAATCCGACCCAAAATATCACAGGCAAGTACAAATACTGCTCCTAATAGTGCTGTATGAGGAAGGTTTTTCTTTAGATGATCTCCTCGATACATGGAAACGATATTAGGTATGATGAGTCCTAGAAACGGAATCACCCCTACCGTAAGAACGACCACCGTTGTAACAAGTGCGACAATGACTAGTCCTATATTCACAACAGAACGGTAGTTTAAGCCTAAGTTAGAAGAGAAATCTTCCCCCATCCCAGCGATGGTAAATCGATGAGCATAGAGGTAGGAGATGATTACCATGGGAATGCTTAGATACAGAATTTCGTATCTCCCTTTTAATATCATGGAAAAATCCCCTTGCAACCAAGCAGATAAGTTCTGAATCAGATCGTGTTTAAAAGCAAAGAATGTGGTAACGGAGCTAATGATATTCCCCAACATAATCCCGACCAAGGGGATAAAGATCGTATCTTGGAATTTCACTCTATCCAATATTTTCATAAATAAGAACGTTCCAGCTAAAGCAAAAACGAAAGCTACCAGCATCTTCTGCATCACAGTAGCAGAAGTAAATAAGAGTAAAGAGACCAAAATCCCTAATCGTACTGAATCCATAGTCCCCGCTGTAGTGGGGGAAACAAATTTATTTCGACTAAGTTGCTGCATAATGAGTCCACATACACTCAGGCTAATACCTGCAATGATGATACTGATCACTCTTGGAAGTCTACTAACAAGCAGGATATGTGCTTGATCCTCACGCAGATGAAAAATATCCAATGGAGAAATATCTTTTACCCCAATAAAGATCGAACACCCTGATAGTACAAACAAAACAGCAAGTAAGTATCTTTTTTTCATCTCTCACTCTCCTAGAAGCCACATAGATCCTTACTCTACAACCGTGATGAGCTCTTCTACACTCACCCTTGGTTTTGGTGTAGGAATCTTTGCGGGATAGCCAACATGGAGACTTCCTACTACTTTCTCCCCTAGACCAATCCCCAATACTTCTCGAAAGCTCGGATGATTCATAAGAGCATACGTCTTCCATACCATCCCAAGATTTTGTTCCCAAGCTAGCAAACTAAAGTTATGAATCAAGCAACTAGTTGAGGCGTAGTCTTCCTCACGAACAGTAATCGATGGGTCTTCTTTCATCAGTACCACCACAAACATGGGAACAGCCATCATCTTATCGTAAAATGTTTGACCTATTTCTTTTGCCTTCTGTGGATCTTGTGCTTTTTTCTCATTGATCTCTCGGGCAATCTCCGCAATCTTTTTTCGCCCATCTCCATTTACTATCACAAATCTCCATGGTTGGGTCATCCGATGATTGGGAACCCATGTTGCAGTATCTAATAGTTCTTTTATTAATTCTACGGATACCGTTCGGTCTTCAAATAAATGAACGGATCGTCTTTCTTTTATTAGTTGAGCTACATTTACTTGAGCTACATTCAAAATTATTCGCTCCCTTTATTGCGCTTGCATTTCATTGAGAATCATTTTCGCTATAACCATAATAGTGATAATCATTATCATTTGTCAACAGAAAAATGACAATTATCATAACCTCATGGCAAAATACGGAAATACACTTTTTTCGATCTTTATCATTGCTATTTTCAAGCTCTGGATACTTTTCTGCTGTATTACCATTCTCAAAATATGAGAACGAAATTTCTTATTGTTTTCTCTCAAAAATGCTACTATGTTTTTATTCATTACTATCCATTTTTTCTATTTTGCATCGATAGTCAGAAGACTAAGATAGCAGACAATAAATCGAAAGGAGCTTGTACAAATGGAAAACTACATTCAACAAATCAATGGAGAGAAATGGCTGGTCGAGGATGAAAAAGAAAATCTCAAGATCAGTTATCGGATCAAAGAGGTAATCGCAGAAAAACAATCAGACTTTCAGCATGTCATGATTGTTGATTCTTACGACTTTGGACGGATGTTGGTCTTGGATGGAGTTGTACAAACTACCTCTCTAGATGGTCATATTTATAATGAGATGATCACCCATATTCCACTCAGTATCCATCCAAATCCTAAAAATGTATTGATTATTGGTGGGGGAGATTGTGGAGCTGCACGAGAAGTAATGAAATACGATCAGGTTCAATCGTTAGATATGGTCGAGATCGACGAATGGGTTGTCCGTTTTTCCAAAGAACATTTACGAGCAATATCTGGAAATCTCTCTGATCCGAGAGTAAACTTCCTATATCAAGATGGCATCGCTCATGTAGCACACAAGCGCAATCACTATGATGTGATCATCGTCGATTCCTCCGATCCGATTGGACCTGCTGAACAGCTTTTTGAAAAAAGTTTCTATCAAAAGATCTACCATGCATTAAAAGAGGATGGATTGATGGTGTGCCAAAGCCAATCTCCTCTTCTTCATCAAAAAGTGATGTCAAAAACAAATGAGTCTTTAGGTGAACTCTTTGCTCATCGAAAGCTATACACAGCAACGATCCCTACCTATCCTGGGGGATTTTGGAGTTTTACTCTTGGCTCTAAGAAATACCATGAAGTATATGTAGATGCGTTTGAGAAAGAAACGAAGTATGTAAATTTGGAATTGCTACATAGTTGTTTTCAGTTGTCTGAATTCATCAAGAAGTATGTTTAGAGGTAGGATATAAGCAAAAAAGCCTCCTAATGCGGGAGGCTAATGTTTTCTAACGGTACATATAAATTTTTGAATACATCATGAGAAATTATTACCTCATCAAGATAGATTACTACATCTAGCATTTTTTCATTAATTCTACTAATGTACTATCTCTTTTTGGCTTCCAATTGAACCATCACTTTCAGGTTATACTAAAAATAAAAAGGTTAGCGATGAATGATGGATATACAAATAGCGATCCAACAGTTAATGGATCAACAAAAACCCTTTTCTTTTTCATCCAATGAAAATCATCTCATGCAAGAGTATACAAAATTTTATGGACTCGATTTCCCACAAGTAGAACATCTCTATGGTTATATCTCTTGTTGTAATGAACAGATCTTTTTGCAATCCTTCCGACCTATTGAACCCAGAGGAACGGTTTTATTACTTCATGGGTACTTAGAGCATGTGGGGGTATTGAAACATGCGATACGCTTTTTATTAGAACACTCTTATCAGGTGCTTACATTTGATTGGCCAGGGCATGGTTTGTCTAGTGGAAAACGAGCTACAGTTAATCAATTTTCTGATTATTTATGTGTGTTTGAATCGATCTATAAGGAGATTGTTCCTTCATTGACAGATTCGCGGGTTCATGTCATCGCCCACAGTACAGGAGGGGCTGTGGTAGTCGATTATATGCTGAACCATTCACCTGATTTTGATCGAGTTGTTTTAATTGCCCCATTGGTTCGTTCTTATATGTGGCATGCATCTAAAATTGGCTTTTACTTAGGAAATCGCTGGATTAAAGAAGTTCAAAGAGTAACTCGTAATATTCATCAAGAGTATGCAAATTTTATTCAAATGGACCCTTTGCAAAACCATAAAGTTCCTTTGATTTGGGTACAAGCTTTATTTGATTGGTATAAGAAGGTTCAGTCGGCGACTCCATCAAATCAGGAATTATTAATTATTCAAGGAGATCAAGATAGAACGGTTGATTGGAAGTATAATATTCGTTTTTTTCAAGAAAAATTCCCTAAAAGCCACATTGAAATCATTCAAAGTGGTAGGCATCAGCTATTCAATGATACGAAATCCACTGTCGTACAAACATTGGGTTATATCCATGGCTACTTAAGTAAATAACGTTTGAAAGCTAAAAGGTGGAAATTCTTAGAAAATCCCATCTCTGATAGGATCTTAACTAAGCTTAAACCGTAATTCCTACAACAAAGCTTTTCTTATTCTTCCAATTAAATTTAGGTCAATGAAAATTTGGATATAAGCAAAACGGCCTCCCGTATAGGAGGCTGATGTTTTATTAATTAAATATATATAGTTTTTGGACTACCCATATGCTCTGTTCCCTCTGATATTTTCATCGTAGTAACACTGTAGCTAAAATTAACAAACCTAAAGTTGTATATATAATCGCACTCTTTAAAGATGACTTCTTCTCTTTTTGCTCCTCTTCCAACAAATAGTTAATCCAATTTCCAAATCCTGACCAGATCCAAACTGTAGATATTAGATATGAAATCCAAGTTGAACTAGAATCGTAATAAATCAAAGTATATACCAAGACCAAAAAGAGCAAGATCCCAATCCATCTCGATACTGGTTTGTATTTTTTTAATACCGGTCTAGACATAAGTAAACCTCTCCATAAAAATAGTTTATATCTCTTTTCATTAAAATACTTTTTGTTCAAAATGAATAGTATAATAATATAATTTTCAGAATTAAACTTCTCCACTTTTGTCCGTTTCGACAAAAAAGGTTGTTGGGAAACTACTTATTGTAGTAATTTTCCAACAACCTTTCCTTTTAATAAAATGGATGGAATGCCTCTTTTGGTAGTTTTGGCACTAGTCCTTCATCAGCAGCACGATTCAGCAGAGCTTCAATCGCTGCATATCCATCCTTACCTAAATCCAGACTAAAGTCATTTACATACAGGTTAATATGTGCTTGAGCCACTTCTGGGTTCATTTCTTGGGCATGAGCCAACACATACTCTTGTGTTTCTTCTGGATGAGCCCATGCTTGTACAACGGATGCTTTGGTCCAGTTTGCAATCGCCTGTAAATCTAAGTCTCTTCTAGCAACAATCGCTCCGAGTGGGATCGGTAGACCAGTATCATCTTCCCACCATTTACCTAGATCGGTCACTTGCTCCAGTCCATAGGATGGATAAGTAAAACGAGCTTCGTGGATCACGAGTCCAGCATCTACTTTTCCATCACGAACCGCCGGCATAATCTCATGAAATGGGAGAATTACAATCTCCCCAACACCATTCGGTACTTGCTGTGCTACCCACAAACGAAACAAGAGGTATGCGGTGGAGCGCTCACTAGGAACTGCTACTCGTTTACCAGAGAGTGCTGTCGGGTCTTGCACAGCGGCTGATCCTTTCGCGGTCAAGATCAATGGGCCACAGCCACGCCCTAAAGCGCCACCACATGGTAATAACGCATAATCGGACAGTACCCAGGGCAGAGCAGCACAAGAAATCTTCAACATATCATAGGAGTCAGAATCTGCTGCCCAACCATTGGTTTTATCTATATCGGCATAGGTTACATCCAACTGTGCTGCCCCAGGAATTTTGTTATGTACCCAACCATGAAATATAAATGTATCATTCGGACAAGGTGAAAAAGCTATCTTCATCTTATTACCTCCCCTAGACTAGCACTTGCTATTTCTAATGCATGTAACGCATCTCCAATTCGCCATGCAGATCGATCTCGAGGTCCCACTTGATTGGATATCGCCCGAATCTCGATAACAGGAATTTCTTTTGCTTTAGCAGCACTGGCAATCCCAAATCCCTCCATCGCCTCTGCTGATGCACCTGGAAAACGTTTTGCTAAAGCCTCTGCTGTTTCTTTTGTCCCTGTAACCGTGGACAAGGTTAAAATGGAACCAAGTGTTGCTGTTACATCCTTCTCGTTCATTGCTACAACCAATTGGTTCGCCAAGGTCAAATCCACTGGAACATTAGCAGTACCGAAGCCAAGCTCATCCAAACTCATATATCCATCTGGAGTCTCAGCACCTAGATCCGCAGCAATAATCTGATCTGCCACTACCAGGCTACCTACTTCGGCTTGTCCCACAAAACCGCCACCAATTCCGGCTATGACGACCAAATCATACGGAGTGTGCTCCAAAGTAGTGGCCGTTTGAATAGCTGCTGCCACAGGCCCTACCCCGGCAGCTAATACATCGATATGCTCTATGTTGCCAAGCCCACGCAATACAGCTTCTCGCTCTGCCTCTACAGCTGTCACTACCAGAACGTTCGCCCTTGATAGTTGCTGGTTATGACCGTCTTTATGCCTCATCAATATGTCTCCTTTATTTCGGTCCCCTTAATATTATAGGGGAATCTTCCATTAAAAGGGGAATCTTTATCTTTGTTAATTGTTAGGTGCCCCAATCAATTCTTACGACAGTAGCCCATTCATGATTCCTTTCATATGACCACATTTTCTTGTTTGCTCCCTCTCCTATTGATTTCTATTCCAAAAATCGCATCCTGAACCTTGTTCTGGTTATATTAACAATCAATAATCATGCTCAAAGATATAGATCAGGAGAAAGGAAATGCGACATTAGATGAAAGATCAACCAGTCAATCGCTGGCTCGTTGTTCTCGGTACCATTATTGTACAAATGGGACTTGGACTATTTATACATGGAGCTTATTTAATCAACCACTTGAGAACAAATTCGGCTGGGAACTCAACGCCGTTGCCATCACTTTCTCTATCACTAGCTTTGCGCTTGCGGTGTCGACCTTATTTGCAGGTAAGCTTCAAGAAAAATGGGGGATTCGCAAATTAGTTGCTGTAGCAGGAGTAACATTAGGGATGGGATTAATTCTCAGTTCATTTGTTTCTTCCCTATGGACCCTATATCTCTTAGCTGGAGTGGTCGTAGGCTTTGCAGATGGAACTGCATACATTACTTCATTGTCTAATCTAATCAAATGGTTTCCGGATCGTAAAGGTCTCATTTCAGGCGTTTCTGTATCGGCATACGGACTGGGGAGCCTGATCTTCAAATATATTAACGGAGGATTAATCAATTCAGGTGGTGTATCTCAAGCTTTTTTATACTGGGGTACCATGGTCTTGCTAATGGTAGTAGTAGGATCATTTTTACTCAAGGATGCTGTTACAATCGAGGCTACAGATGAAGCCACTCAACATGGAAAAACGAATTTTACGGTCAAAGAAATGCTTCGAACCAAACAGGTCTATCTACTGTTCGTTATGTTCTTTACTGCTTGCATGAGTGGTTTATATCTAATTAGCATCGTAAAAGATATCGGAGTTCAATTGGCTCATCTCGATGTAGCAGTAGCAGCAAATGCCGTCGCTTTAATCGCTATTTTTAATACAACTGGTCGAATCATTCTCGGTGCCTTATCGGATAAGGTAGATCGTTTGAAGATAGTTGCGGCTACTTTTATTGTTACTGCTGGAGCTGTTCTAGTACTCAGCTTTGCCGATTTAAATTACACGATCTTTCTAATCTGTGTTGCAACCATTGCTTTTGGATTTGGAGGCAACATCACTGTATTCCCAGCAATTGTAGGAGATTTTTTTGGCTTAAAGAATCACAGCAAAAACTATAGTATCGTATACCAAGGATTTGGGCTGGGGGCACTTTCTGGTTCTTTTATTGCCGCTTGGATGGGTGGATTCAAACCAACCTTTCATGTAATTGGTATACTTTGTGTTCTGTCCTTTCTTATCGCGATGATGATTAAGCCACCAATACATGGAGAAGACAGAGGAAAGCTTAGAGTAAAACCACATAGTAGATTAGCTTGAAACCTTATCAAAACCCAACTCGGTTGAGTTGGGTTTTAGTTGACTTTACTTAGTGAACTACATCGCCATTGAAATGGCGAGCTTCTCGATTCATTGAATCGACCAACGTCGCATTCTCCACGAAGGCACGTTCCATGCCTATATTAGGTTTAGTTCTAACTGTCCGCATTTTAGCGTTGGAACATGTCCAACTGCTTTATGTAGTATGTTTCTTGCCGCATTTACATCTCTATCTTCTGTATAACCGCAAGAGCAACTATGGACTCTATCTTTTCGTTCTTTTTTTACGATCTGACCACATTTTGAGCAAGCCTGAGACGTGTTGTATGGGTCCACTTGTATTACTTGCTTACCAGCATATTCTGCTTTGTAGGAAGTGAACTGTACAAGTTGATTCCATCCAGCATCCACAATACTTTTGGCTAATTTGTGATTCAAGACCATTCCTTTGATATTCAGATCTTCAAAGGCAATTAGATCATAGCGATCTACTAGATACCTACTAATTTTATGGGCAATGTCTTTTCTTTGATTTGCTATGTACTCATGTAGCTTTGCAAGCAAAGCTACAGCCTTTCTACGACGATTGGAACCTTTCTTACGTTTAGATACTATGCGCTGAAGTCGTTTTAATTTGCGTTCTGACTTTCTAAAATACTTAGGATGTTCGAAAAATTCTCCATCAGATGTAATAGCAAGATGTCTAACACCAAGATCAACACCGACTTGTTTCCCTGCCCGATGTGTTATGGTTTCGATTTCACAGGAAAAACAAGCATAGTACTTTCCGTTTTTTCGGATGATGGTACAAGTCTTGATCTTTCCTTCTACTTGTCTGTGGCATTTGATGCGAACATTACCGATCTTAGACAGTTTCAGATATTTCCCATCAAGAGAAAACCCACTNTTAATTTGTGATTCAAGACCATTCCTTTGATATTCAGATCTTCAAAGGCAATTAGATCATAGCGATCTACTAGATACCTACTAATTTTATGGGCAATGTCTTTTCTTTGATTTGCTATGTACTCATGTAGCTTTGCAAGCAA encodes the following:
- a CDS encoding RNA-guided endonuclease InsQ/TnpB family protein is translated as MXSGFSLDGKYLKLSKIGNVRIKCHRQVEGKIKTCTIIRKNGKYYACFSCEIETITHRAGKQVGVDLGVRHLAITSDGEFFEHPKYFRKSERKLKRLQRIVSKRKKGSNRRRKAVALLAKLHEYIANQRKDIAHKISRYLVDRYDLIAFEDLNIKGMVLNHKLAKSIVDAGWNQLVQFTSYKAEYAGKQVIQVDPYNTSQACSKCGQIVKKERKDRVHSCSCGYTEDRDVNAARNILHKAVGHVPTLKCGQLELNLI